The Fundidesulfovibrio soli DNA segment GCCCCGATGTCCAGCCCGATGGGGCAACGCACGCGATCGAAATCGGCGTCCGTGAAGCCTTGGGCGCGCAGCTTGCCGTACACGCTGTCGCGCTTGCGGCGGCTGCCGATCATGCCGATGTAGCCCGCCTGGGTGCGCAGGGCCTGGGCCAGCACGTCGGCGTCGCCCGCATGCCCGCGCGTGACGATGACCACGGAGGCGTCCGGCCCGATCGGCTTGTCCTGTAGGCAGGCGCGCATGTCCTCCACGATGATCTCGTGGGCCTCGGGGAAGCGGTTCCGGTTGGCGAACTCCGGCCTGTCGTCCATGACCGTGACGCGAAACCCGGTCATGGACGCCACCCTGGCCGTGGGGCGCGAAACGTGCCCGGCTCCGGCGATGTAGAGCGGCGACGGCCCGGCCCAGGGCTCCAGGAACCAGCGCTCCTCCAGGGCCTCGAAGACCACCGGGGCGCGGATGTCCTTCCCGGCCTGGAGCGCGCCCTCCAGCAGCCCCTGGGGCAACCGGGCGCCCAGGGCGTCTCCGCGCGCGGGAATCAAGGCGCGCGGGCCGCCGCCCATGGGCACGGCCAGCAGCACGCGCTCGCCTTGCTCCACCCGGCGCAGCAGCTCGGCGTAGAGCGCGGCTTCGGCACCTGGCTCGATGCGCTCCAGGAAAACGCGCAGCTTGCCCCCGCAGACCATATCCGCCCCGGCCGCAAGCTCTCCGGTGAGGTCGAAATCCATGATCACGGGCACGCCGTCGCCCAGCACCCGGGCCGCGGCCTGGAGCACCCTGGCCTCCACCAGGCCGCCGCCCACGGTGCCGAACATCTCCCCGCCTGGGCGCACGATCATCTTGCTCCCGGCGGAGCGGGGAGTGGAGCCCTCATGGGTGACGATGGTGGCCGATGCGACGGGCTTGCCTTCCGAAAGCCAGAGGCCGAGCGTCTTGAGCAGGTCTGTCATGGCGTGTTCGCTGTTCCCTTTTCCGGAGTGAGCACCTGGATGGCCCCCCGTCGGTTACGATCCGCCCGGCCACGGGGCCGAGCGTCCTGAGCGGGCTGCCGCAGGCGCAGGGGCCGGGCAACATGCGGCCCATGTCCCCGGTGCGGTAACGCAGCAGGGGCCTTCCCCTGCGGGCGAGGGTGCTGACCATAACCTCGCCCTCGAGGCCGTCGGCCAAGGACCCGCCGCTAAGCGGGTCGATCACTTCCACCGGCAGGTCGGCCTCGCGCAGATGGTACCCCTGGTGCGCCCCACATTCAACGCCGCCGCCGAAGCAGGTCTCCGTGAGCCCGTAGTGGGCGAAAATCTCGATCCCGGCCTTGGCGGCGGCGTGGCGCAGGCCGTCATCAACGGGCTCGCCGGAGAGAAGGGCCCGGTCCAGCGCAGGGGGCCAGGCCGGGGCCGCGGGGGAGAGCTCCAACAGGGCCCGCAGCTGGGAAGGCAGGGCTGCCAGGTAGGTCACGCCCTCCTCCGCGATGAGCCGGACGGCCTCCTCCGGTGGGCAGGGCTGCGGGGCGAGCACCGGGCGTACGCCGATCTCCGCCAGGGCTCTGGCCAGCAGCGGCGCGGCCCCGTGCTCCCGGCGGCCGGGCAGCAGGATGGGCACCGCGTCCCCCCCCGCCGGTGACGCTGGTCATGCCCACGCGGAAGAAGTCCAGCGTGGCCTCGAGGTCCTCCCCGGTGAAGAAGAGACGCTTGGGTTTGCCCGTGGTGCCCGAGGTGTTCAGCGACGAGGGCAAGGCCGTGGAGTTTTCCAGGGCCTTGTACCGGGGGGACAAGTACACCTTCAAATGCTCCATCGGGAAGTACGTGTGCGAGGATATCGCCCCGTCGTGAACCCGTCGATGCCTTTCAGGGCGCCGTGAAATACGAGAAGGCTGCTCCCCTGTGCGGGGGGGCAGCCTTCTTTCTGTTTTCGGCTTGGCTCAGCTGTTCTGGGCGCTGGCGGGCTGCTCGACTTCTGGCTTCTGGCTTGGCGTCCAAAACGCCTCCCGCGCCACCTGTTCAAGCTCGGCGAACCGTTCCTGCGGCAGGGTCTTGTCGCCCATGGGGGCTTCCCTGTTCAGGAAGGTGTATTTCTGCGTGCCCAGCCGGTGGTAGGGCAGGACCTCGTAGCTGACGTTGGCGTGGCCCGACACGAACTCAGCGATGTTGCGGATGTCCGTTTCCATGTCGTTGAAACCGGGGATCACGGGGGTGCGCACGTGCACGGGCAGGTCCGGGAACTCCGCCACAAGGCGCTGGAAGTTGTCCAGGATGCGTGTGTTGGGCGCCCCGGTGAAGGTCTTGTGCAGCTCGTTGTCCAGGCTCTTGATGTCGAACATCACCGAATCGAGCAGCGGGGCCGCCTGGCGCAGCACCTCCCAGGGAACCTGGGCGCAGGTCTCCATGGAGGTGTTCAGGCGGCGTCGGCGGGCTTCGCGCAGCAGGGCCAGGGCGAACTCGGGCTGGGCCAGGGGCTCCCCGCCCGAAAGGGTGAGCCCGCCGCCCGAGCGCGTGTAGAACATGGCGTCCTGCTCCACCACGCGCAGCACCTCGTCCACGCTCTTGCGCTGGCCGTAGGCGATCACGCCCGAGGCCGGGCAAGCCTCCACGCAGGGCCGCGCGCAGTCCTTGCAGGTTTCCCGGTTGAACACCGGCTTGTCATCCATCCGGGCGATGGCCTGGCTGGGGCAGGCCTTGAGGCAGCGCACGCACTGGGAAAAGCCCAGGCAGCGGCCGTCGTTGAAGGCCAGCTCCGCCTGGAAAGCCTGAGATTCCGGGTTGCTGCACCACAGGCAGGACAGGGGGCAGCCCTTGAAGAACACGATGGTGCGGATGCCCGGACCATCGTGAACGGAATACTTCTGGATGTTGAATATCGTTCCGCTCGTGTCCTTGTCCTGCTGGGTTGTCATGGCGCGCGTTCCGTTCGGCCCGGGGCCGGGCTGGGGTTTGGCCGAAACAGGGCGGAGACGCCCCGTGGCCGGGGCGTCTCCGAGGTTTCGGCGCGAATGCGTAAGGCCTCTAGCAGGTCTCGTGCACCGTGCGCGCGATCAGGTCGTTCTGCAGGTCCGGGGACAGGTCCACGAAGTAGGCGCTGTACCCGGCGATGCGCACGATGAGGTTGCGGTACTTTTCCGGGTCCTTCTGGGCTGCGATCAGGGTCTCGCGGTTGATCACGTTGAACTGCACGTGCCAGAGCTTCAGGTCGCAGAAGGTGCGGATGAAGGAGATCAGCTTGCGGGTGCCGTCGTCGCCCGCCAGGCACTTGGGCGTGAACTTGATGTTGAGCATCCTGGCCGCGCGCTCGCGGTAGCCGTAGTTCTTGGAGGTGTAGTTGGAGAGCAGCACCGCCGTGGGGCCGTTGACGTCCGCCCCGTGGGAGGCCGAGGAGCCGTCGGAGAGCGGCGTCCAGGAGCGGCGCCCGTTGGGCGTGGCGCTGACCACCTTGCCGAAGGGCACATGGGAGGTGAAGGGCACGTAGCGCACGTCGTTGTTCATGCCCAGCTCCGGGGAGTACTTCTTGGCGTACTCCAGGGAGAGCAGGTCGATGTCCTTGGCGATGGAGTCGGCGAACTCGTCGTTGTTGCCGTAGCAGGGGGCGCTCTTGAGCAGGTGGCGCACATCCTCGCGGCCCTCGAAGTCGTTGTCCAGGGCTTCGAGCAGCTCGTCCATGCTCAGCTTACGGTCCTCGAAGACCAGCTTCTTGATGGCGGACAGGGAGTCCACCACGGTGCCGTAGCCGATGTATTCGAAGTAGCCGAAGTTCAGGCCCTCGGGGATCTGCGGGGTGTGCAGGTCCAGGCAGTGCTTCATGCACAGGTCGTGCAGCACGGAGCCCATGGGCTGGGCGAAGTGCTGGGCGCGCAGGTTGATGATCACGTGCTGCTGGTAGAAGGCCGTCTTCAGGAACAGCTCATGCTGCCGGACGTAGGCGTTCCAGAACTCGTCCCAGGTCTTGAAGGAGCGCGGGTCGCCGGTCTCCACGCCCAGGGTCCTGTCTCCGTACTTCTTCATGCGCCCGTTGCGCAGGGCCATCTCCAGGGCTGCGGCGAAGTTGATGTAGGCTCCGCCCGAGGTGTAGGTGTCGCGGTTGGGCATTCGCGCCTCGGTGCAGCCGGACACGGCGTAGTCGTAGGCCTCCTCGAATGTCGCGCCCTTGGACACGTAGAGGGGGATGACCTCCTCGTCGTTGATCAGCTTGGGGAAGCCAGCGCCGTCCTTGATTGTCTCGGCCACTTCCCAGAGGTAGCGCTCGGGCGAGCGGGAGTGGATGCGCGCCGCAAGGTCCGGGTAGTGCAGCGGGAACTCGCGCTTGGACTTCAGGAACAGGTAGGTCAGCTCGTTGGTGGCGTCGCGCCCGTCGGGGGTCTGGCCTCCGATGGTCACGGCCTCCCAGTGGGCGTAGCCTTCGTTGAACGCGCCGCCCGTGGGGGAGATGTAGAGGTCGATGAACTGGGCCATGCCCACCCACATGCACTCCAGGAGCTCCACGGCCTTTTCCTCGGTGAGCAAACCCTCGGCCATGTCCTTCTGGTAGAAGGGGTAGAAATACTGGTCCATGCGCCCGTTGGAGATGATGGTGCCGGTCTTCTGCTCGATGCGCGAGAACATCTGGGTGAACCACTGGGACTGCACGGCCTCGTGGAAGGTGCGGGCCGGGTGCTCGGGCACGCGCTCGCAGATTTCGGCCATGGTCAGCAGCTCCTGCTTGCGCACGGGGTCGGACTCGGCGGCGGCGACCTCGCGGGCCAGGGCCGCATGGCGGTTGGCCCAGTGCACGATGGCGTCGCACACGATGACCATGGCCTCCAGGAAGGGGCGCTTCTCCACATTGTCCACGGGGCTCAGGGGGTCGAGCGTCTGGAGCTTGGCCAGGGCCTCGGCCTTGAGGCCGCCGAAACCGCGCTTGAGCACCTTGTCGTAGTCATGCACCCACTGGATAGAGGAGCGGAAGGAGGCCGTCTCGTTGACCACGAAGCGGGAGGCCAGACCCTCGGGGTCGTCGTAGGTCAGCTTGTGCACGTCCGGGGGCAGGGCCTTGGCCAGCGCCTCGTGGAAGGTCTTGCCCTTCCAGTAGGGGGCGATCTCCTCGATGACCACCCTGGCGTCCTCCGGGGTGATGTAGGAGGGGGACTCCTTGCGCTTGGGCAGCTCCTCGATGGCCAGGCCCAGGAAGTCGCCGTCCAGTTCGGGGTAAAGGATGCCGTAGCGGCCCTGGCACCCGGCGCGCCCGGCCAGGAGCTGGTGGTCGTCGATGTAGACGGTCATGTTCTCGGCGATGTGCTTGAGAGCCTTGGCCCAGCGCAGCACCAGGGCCTGGCCCTCGGTCTGGCGCATGGACTCGGTGAAGTACCGGGCCCTCTCCACGTCGATACGGGGCTTCAGGCCGTCGAAGCTCTCTAGGATGGTGAACACCCGGGGGTGGGTTGCGCGGAACTTGTCTTCCTTGCCTTCCATTCTGTCCTGGAGGCGCTGTTCGTGCGAGCTGTAGGCTTCGCAGCAGACGGGTTGCAACATGGTTCTTCCCTCGTGTCGACGTGTTGGTTTCGCTCGGGTCTGGATCGCCGGGGGGCAGCATCCAGGCGGTGCGTGTTCGGCTCGAGCGGGGGATAGCAACGCGTATGCCGGAACCGCGACCAGGCGGGCGGCTGGAGGGCCGTTTTTGCTTGTTTGCCCTGTGATTGCAGATTGTTAAGTATCTGCACGATCTTTTCGGGGCATTTTTCTGGTCGGACGGGGGAGGGTGGGCCGAAGCGGGGTGGCCCAGGATTAATCAAATCATACCAAGACGTTAAGATGTTGGGGTGGATTGGGGGTGCCCCCCGCGCACGCGGAGCCCGGGCTGCTCCGGCGCGCCCCCAGGCGGGGTGACGCACCCGAGGTGCTGCATAATTGCAACCTCAGGAGGTCGTTGTTGGCGAATATAAACTATTCTAGCGTGTTAGAGAATGTTGCAAAAATGCAACATGGTGCATTTATCAACCACTTCATTCTGTGACGCGCCAGGGGACCCGCTCAGCCTGGTTGCTCGTCGTTCATGTGCAGCTTGCGGAAGATGGTGGTCCTGTTGACCCCGAACATCCTGGCCACCTTGGTCACGGAGCCGTGGGCCTCCAGGGCGTCCCGGATCAGGCCGCGCTCGATTTCGGCCATGATCTCCTTGAGGGGCCTGCCCGCGGCGTTGTCGATGTGGCAGGCCAGTGAGGCGGCCAGCACCGTGGGTTTCTGGTCGTCCAGCATGGCTCCGGGCAGGTCGCCCAACTCCACCACGTCTTTCTCGCAGGTGATGACCAGGCTCTGGATCATGTTCTCCAGTTCGCGCACGTTGCCCGGCCAGCGGTAGTTCTTCATGGCCTCCTCCACGGCGTGGGACAGCACCAGGCGCTTGCGGTAGCGGGCCGTGAACCGCTCCAGGAAGGTGCGCGTCAGGGGCAGGATGTCCTCTGGGCGGTCGCGCAGGGGCGGGATGTTCAGCACGGCAACCCGCAGCCGGTAGTAGAGGTCGCTGCGGAAGGTGCCTTTGCGCACCTCCTCGGCCAGGTCCCGGTTGGTGGCGGCCACGATGCGCACGTCCACCTTCTTGGCCTGGGTGGAGCCCACCCGGACCACCTCCTGGTCCTGGAGCACGCGCAAAAGCTTGGACTGCATGATCTGGGGCAGCTCCCCGATCTCGTCCAGGAAGATGGTCCCTTTGTCGGCCAACTCGAAAAAGCCGATCTTGCCCTTGGTCAGCGCGCCTGAAAAGGCCCCGGGCACATAGCCGAACAGCTCGGACTCGATCAGGTTCTCGGGGATCGAGGCGCAGTCCACCTTGAAGAACGGCCTGTCGTGCCGGGAGGACAGGCCGTGCATCTTACGCGCGACCACGTCCTTGCCGACGCCGGTTTCCCCGAGCAGCAGCACGGTGGCGTCGGTCGGCGCGATGCGCTGGATCTGTTCCACCAGGCGGGTCATCACCGCGCTCGTGACGACGATGGGCGTCTGCTGGGTCTTGGCTTTGTTGAAATAGTCGAAATTCTTATGGTATTTTTCGATGAGTTCGCGCTGCTCCGCGATCTGGTCCTTCATTTGCGACATCATGGTGATGTCGCGGGCGTAGGTGACCACCAGGGTGACGGCTCCCTCCTCGTCGAAGATCGGATAGCCGCTGAGCACCATGCGCCGGTCGTGCATGTTGGTCTGCACGCGGGTCACGGGCTTGCCCGTGGCCACGATCTCCGGGTTCAGGGCCGTGTTGTACACCCCGCTCTTCTTGAGCTCGCGCACGTTGCGCCCGAGGATGTCCTCGCGTTTGAGGCCCGTGAGCTTCTCGTACATGGTGTTGACCTTGAGGGTCACCCCGTCCCTGTCCGTGATGTAGACCCCATCCCCCAGAGTATCGAGAATGCTGTCCATGTGCGCG contains these protein-coding regions:
- a CDS encoding XdhC family aldehyde oxidoreductase maturation factor gives rise to the protein MTDLLKTLGLWLSEGKPVASATIVTHEGSTPRSAGSKMIVRPGGEMFGTVGGGLVEARVLQAAARVLGDGVPVIMDFDLTGELAAGADMVCGGKLRVFLERIEPGAEAALYAELLRRVEQGERVLLAVPMGGGPRALIPARGDALGARLPQGLLEGALQAGKDIRAPVVFEALEERWFLEPWAGPSPLYIAGAGHVSRPTARVASMTGFRVTVMDDRPEFANRNRFPEAHEIIVEDMRACLQDKPIGPDASVVIVTRGHAGDADVLAQALRTQAGYIGMIGSRRKRDSVYGKLRAQGFTDADFDRVRCPIGLDIGAETPEEIAVSILAELIQARAARGAA
- a CDS encoding phenylacetate--CoA ligase family protein; the protein is MPILLPGRREHGAAPLLARALAEIGVRPVLAPQPCPPEEAVRLIAEEGVTYLAALPSQLRALLELSPAAPAWPPALDRALLSGEPVDDGLRHAAAKAGIEIFAHYGLTETCFGGGVECGAHQGYHLREADLPVEVIDPLSGGSLADGLEGEVMVSTLARRGRPLLRYRTGDMGRMLPGPCACGSPLRTLGPVAGRIVTDGGPSRCSLRKREQRTRHDRPAQDARPLAFGRQARRIGHHRHP
- the hpsH gene encoding (2S)-3-sulfopropanediol dehydratase activating enzyme yields the protein MTTQQDKDTSGTIFNIQKYSVHDGPGIRTIVFFKGCPLSCLWCSNPESQAFQAELAFNDGRCLGFSQCVRCLKACPSQAIARMDDKPVFNRETCKDCARPCVEACPASGVIAYGQRKSVDEVLRVVEQDAMFYTRSGGGLTLSGGEPLAQPEFALALLREARRRRLNTSMETCAQVPWEVLRQAAPLLDSVMFDIKSLDNELHKTFTGAPNTRILDNFQRLVAEFPDLPVHVRTPVIPGFNDMETDIRNIAEFVSGHANVSYEVLPYHRLGTQKYTFLNREAPMGDKTLPQERFAELEQVAREAFWTPSQKPEVEQPASAQNS
- the hpsG gene encoding (2S)-3-sulfopropanediol dehydratase; this encodes MLQPVCCEAYSSHEQRLQDRMEGKEDKFRATHPRVFTILESFDGLKPRIDVERARYFTESMRQTEGQALVLRWAKALKHIAENMTVYIDDHQLLAGRAGCQGRYGILYPELDGDFLGLAIEELPKRKESPSYITPEDARVVIEEIAPYWKGKTFHEALAKALPPDVHKLTYDDPEGLASRFVVNETASFRSSIQWVHDYDKVLKRGFGGLKAEALAKLQTLDPLSPVDNVEKRPFLEAMVIVCDAIVHWANRHAALAREVAAAESDPVRKQELLTMAEICERVPEHPARTFHEAVQSQWFTQMFSRIEQKTGTIISNGRMDQYFYPFYQKDMAEGLLTEEKAVELLECMWVGMAQFIDLYISPTGGAFNEGYAHWEAVTIGGQTPDGRDATNELTYLFLKSKREFPLHYPDLAARIHSRSPERYLWEVAETIKDGAGFPKLINDEEVIPLYVSKGATFEEAYDYAVSGCTEARMPNRDTYTSGGAYINFAAALEMALRNGRMKKYGDRTLGVETGDPRSFKTWDEFWNAYVRQHELFLKTAFYQQHVIINLRAQHFAQPMGSVLHDLCMKHCLDLHTPQIPEGLNFGYFEYIGYGTVVDSLSAIKKLVFEDRKLSMDELLEALDNDFEGREDVRHLLKSAPCYGNNDEFADSIAKDIDLLSLEYAKKYSPELGMNNDVRYVPFTSHVPFGKVVSATPNGRRSWTPLSDGSSASHGADVNGPTAVLLSNYTSKNYGYRERAARMLNIKFTPKCLAGDDGTRKLISFIRTFCDLKLWHVQFNVINRETLIAAQKDPEKYRNLIVRIAGYSAYFVDLSPDLQNDLIARTVHETC
- a CDS encoding sigma-54 interaction domain-containing protein: MSKDDFIDTLLSAHMDSILDTLGDGVYITDRDGVTLKVNTMYEKLTGLKREDILGRNVRELKKSGVYNTALNPEIVATGKPVTRVQTNMHDRRMVLSGYPIFDEEGAVTLVVTYARDITMMSQMKDQIAEQRELIEKYHKNFDYFNKAKTQQTPIVVTSAVMTRLVEQIQRIAPTDATVLLLGETGVGKDVVARKMHGLSSRHDRPFFKVDCASIPENLIESELFGYVPGAFSGALTKGKIGFFELADKGTIFLDEIGELPQIMQSKLLRVLQDQEVVRVGSTQAKKVDVRIVAATNRDLAEEVRKGTFRSDLYYRLRVAVLNIPPLRDRPEDILPLTRTFLERFTARYRKRLVLSHAVEEAMKNYRWPGNVRELENMIQSLVITCEKDVVELGDLPGAMLDDQKPTVLAASLACHIDNAAGRPLKEIMAEIERGLIRDALEAHGSVTKVARMFGVNRTTIFRKLHMNDEQPG